The segment CAGTCATCTGTGATGGAGAAGGATCTATCGACAACTATGACTCTTCTTTCCCTGCCGTGAACAGCACCCATTACTTCATCACCAGTGAAACACCCCAGCTGTTTTGTATAGATCATCCCCTGGGTAATAGGTGGCTTCCAGAACTGCCAGTGCATAACAACACCCAAGTTGAAGTGCCACTGCTAGATATGATTATGTCTTAAGTAGTTTCTCTAGGAAGCCACAGTGGAAGAACAAGGGGGAAGTGTACGCTCAGTGTTAACGTCCAGAGTGAAGTGTGAAGGTACCATGTGTGCATGTCATGAAATAGGTGGGAAACAATGCATCTGCAAGTTTCCAATCCCTGGGCTCCTGCCGTCTGTCTGGGGAGGGAACCACACATGGATGCACGCTGTTAAGTCCACCTTAACGTACTGTcagcattttaaataaacaagagctgttctttttttaacttaagagatttaattcgtttggttttttaagacaaggtttctctgtagccctggctgtcccaggctggagattggcctgcctctgcctcctgagtgctgggattaaaggtgtgtgtcaccacttgTGTGGCAgggcagatttattttatttatgtttatttcgctgtgtgtgtgctgtgtgtgaaagacagagagaaagccaaaGAGCTCAATGACTCCCCTAGAGCAGGACCCAAGGCCTGTGAAGGAACCACAatctacaggtggttgtgagctgtctagtgtgggtgctggaaccaaactccCGTCCTCTGGAGTGCTTCAAGCACTCAAATACTGGGCTCTCTCTTCAGTAAGAATCTTAATGAAGTAGAGAAAAATGAGACTTTACAGGCTTtagatttattacatttatttatgggggTTTATGTCTGTGGCACAGTATCAGAGGCACTTGTGGAAacggttctttccttccatggtGGGAGTCCCAGGAATCCACTCAGGTTGCCAGTCTTGTCTGCAGATGCCTGTGCCAGCTGAGCCAACTCCCAGGCCCAATTTCATGAACTTATGtgctttttttctgtgttgtgaaACAAGGCCAGTTTCTCTTTTCCAATGTGAAGAGTGTTCTAGTTAAAAGAATGCATCTAGTTAAGTCTTTCCCTTGATAACTTGGAGGAAGCAAAAGATTGTGGCTTTGAGATAAAAGcatcttagctgggtgtggtggcatggatCTTTAATCCAgtgcttggaggcagaggcagcagatacttgtgagtttggggacagccacaactacagagagaccctgtctcaaaacaaacaacaaaaaccaagccaaaaccaTCTGGACTGACTGTACTCAGTGGTAGAGAAGTTGCCTACCATTCACAtggccctggattccattcctgTACCACAAATATAAATAAGGCAAACAATCTCCATTTCTAAAACGTACTTCAGATGTGGATGGACAGAGGCTAAGACACTAGACAGGGGTTATGAGATAGGAGAGAAAGAATCTACAGGGGCAAGGAAGACAACAGAACACAGATATAAAGGAAGCAGGACCACTGTAGCAGAGGGCACAGAGAGAGGAGGCTAGGCAGTGAGGAGGAGGCTGCACCTGAGCTGAACCTGTGCACATTTACACAGCATTTATTTACAAAGTATTAGATACAAATAGGAATTTCTAAGATACTTTATAAACATTAACTTACATATTATAAACAGTTGAACAGTAAAAATACCTTATTCACACATTATGGACAGCTGAATACAGTAAAACATGGACTTTATGCATTACTCCAGTAGGCAGACAGTAAAAATAGTAGAAAAAAGTGGTCTGAACCTCATCAAGTCAAAAACTATCATCTAACAAGAATCAAAACGTGGGAGAGCGAGGATATTCTCCATCCTCCTCCGTGCTCCCCATCTCTGTGTCCAGATCCAGGCTGCTTGAGGACGTTCTGTTTGGGTGACTGCTTCGGGAGTCTGTCCCAGGTCTGCTCTCTGTCTCCAGCAGTCGCGTTTTCTTTACAGGCCATGGGTCCTGCGTGTCTAGAGCTTTACGCTTAGTCATCTGAGTTGCACGGGTTGGACTAGTGTCAGGGCTGTGAACATACTCCACCATTAAGGTCAGCTTAGCCACATCAAGATGGTGGTTCGTGTTACATCCACTTTGAGAAATATGtctatttttcaaagaaataacacAAGAATGAAGAACTTCAGACTCTGGAAAAGGTTCGTAAAGCTTGACAAAGAAGAATGTTCTCCTGGGGGTTGTTTTGGACATTCTTCTCTCCTAGGGAAAACAAGAAAGAGCTTAACATGTGCTTGTTTCACAATCTTTTATAATTAGCTGCgtcaataaagtaaaaatgattcCAAAAGATGGCTCATTCAGAATAAGAATGACATAACGCTAAATTCCTGTTTATGTGCAACGCTATTCTATGAAAAATCAGTCTGCCTTTTCCTCCGACACAGCACACCCACTATGGTAGCACAGTGTAATCATCACTACTTGTGCCCAGCGCATGGGTTGGTGGGTCAGGACGCTGGCTCGTGTGGCTGTGAAGGCAGCATCTGCAGTGTCCGTTCGCTGCTTACCCGCTGCTTTAATCTGCGCTTGCTGTTCTTTTCTAACTTCTTTTAGTCGGTTTACATCCATCATTAGTTTCTCCACTTCTCGTTCACTTTGTTCAACTTTTTGGCATATACTCTGCAGAATAAAATAAGGGCACAGATAAAACATTCCAGGTTTGTGCTAATGAGGACTTACAAAATAAGATTCTCAGACTGTAAAATACCATTAACCTTTTATGTAAACCACATTAATAACAAGCATTTGATGCTGCTAAGGATAGAGCTCAGTGTACAGCACTTACCTAGAATGTGTGTagccaggttcaagtcccagcatgtGCCCCACCTCCAACAGAACTATGATTTTGACATTTGGGATGTGGAAATAGGATTAGCAATTAACAGTTATCCTTAGCTatagggagttcaaggttagcctgggctgtataagagcctgtgtcttttttttttttttttaaagatttatttatttattatgtatacagtgttctgcctgcatgtatccctgcaggccagtagagggcccagatctcattacagatggttgtgagccaccatgtggttgctgggaattgagcctgtaTCATTATacgccccaccccccaaaaaaacacacTAAATTAAGTAAAAAGCGACTcgactatgtttttgttttagggaAATCACAGAAGACTACAATTTCTGTGAGAGAAGCTGTATCTGAAAAGCAAACTGATGCTATGtatctcaattttaaaatgagtaatTTCATTTTGGAAATATACCTAACAAAAGCTTATATAGGATAATGATGTTTCTTACTGTTAAATCAAACatcaatttcaaaataaaggtCAGAATTTAAGTATGGCCAATTGTAGTGGATATTTTTTATGGTATTTGCCCAGAACTATTCAAATAATCGAAACATTACCAATGTTCACTGAAGGATAAATGAGTAAAGAAGTATGGCACTGAGAGAAAAGCTAAAAATGATCTACTTAGAGAACAGAGAGTGAGTGCTGAGTGTTCTAACCACAAAGATGCTGACACAAGGCATTTGTGATATAACCCTTCTATCACATAAACACACTTTACAAAGGTTTCCCCCTTTTttatacagggtctcatgtagcccaggctagcctcaaacttactgtgttgctgaggatggcactgaactcctgatcctcttgcctccacctccacagtgctAGAGTGGCAGGTGTGTATTACACGTGGCTTTACATGAGTTTTACCtgtcaatttaaaatttaagaacacactgcattaaaaataaaagattttgtgGCAAAGTGAAAATGTTTAATGACATATCCTTTGAAATCACGATACAAATTCCTGTTGTCATCATTGTCAAGTATGTCAGTATTTATGTGTTGGGGAAAAACTTGagaaatggcaaaataaaataataatcacttGAAAATGGTGACATTCTCAGCggcctcccagcacttgggaggcagaggcaggtggatctcagtgactTCTAGTCCAGCCTGGTCCACTTAGTTCAGGCTAGCcacggctacatagtgagaccctgtctacaaacaaacaaaactacttGGTTTCTTCCCACAGCAGAAGGGAACAAATAACAGAGACTTAGTCTTGAACATTTAGTCCTAAATGGTACGTCTATCAACCCCTCCCAGAGCTCAGGGAGCTCtatggaggaggcagggagagaatgtCAGAGGGAGTGGAAGATGCCAAGAACACAGGCCCTCTGAATCTGTAGGATCAAAGCTCCATGAACTCAGACTCAGGTAGCATGCAGAGGCCTGCCcgggtctgccaggtcctctgcatatctgttatggcttccagtttagtggttttgtagatctctgaatgtgagaatgagtgggtcacGGTTTCCTGGGCCTTCTATTaggccttttccttctgttttctccaactctgatgtgttgtttttgttttattttattttattattatcctttaggagcctggttttttttcttctttctttcttttcttcccctccccagattttgtgtgtgtgtgtgtgtgtgtgtgtggtgtgtgtgtgtgtgtgtgtagtcccaGTTGACCTAGAACTtcaaagttggccttgaactctaagatctgcctgcatctgcctcctaaatgctggaaatgaaggtgtgtgacaccaaggcttacctgtttgttttctaatgagaccaAAAGGGAGTAGATTTGGATAGAAGGGGAGGTGAAGAGGTTCTGGGAAGAGTAGAGTGAGGGGAAACTATAAAAAAGACATATTATATGAGGGAAAATTttactttcaataaaaaaatttacttaaataaaatgGTGACATTCTCAGTGTTATTTTCAAAGTTTCTGTGTTATGTATTCATAACAAAAATTAGTATGTGagagttagagagatggctcagtagttaaggggaTCTGAGTTAgttttctagcacccacatggcagctcacaactgtttgtaactccaaatccaggggaacaaatgccctcttcttgccttcgAGGGCAGTGGACACACACATTGTAACAAAAAGACTCTAGGCAAAAAACGAATcacatcaaaataaatctttgtttggagctgagaatcgaacccagggccttgtgcttgctaggcaagtgctctaccactgagctaaatccccaacccccaaaataaatctttaaaaaatagtatataaTGTTAGTAGTATACAAAGTGTGTTaaccttttttttccttactaTGATCTACTGACAAGTGTGGCTACCATGGAAACAGGCTTTAGATACCCAACTGAGGAAAACAACTGACCAATGTTTTCAGTTTGAGACTCATGATTTCACAATTTATTAGACAAAGCCTCATgtgtcccagactggcctcagatttagTATgcagctaaagatgaccttgaacttctcatcttcctgcctttacctccccaatgctgaaattacagacgtACACCATCGTGTagtgagtgctggggaccaaactcagagctttttgagttccaggcaagtgttctacacTGAGCCCCACAGTGCTTTCTTTTAAGCAGTATCCCGGAGGACTGCTCCTATCGATGACTGAGCATGGTGAGGACATTAGTATGCCTATGGACAACTTCGGGTCACTTTGTCCAATtatggatttaacattttcttcttgtAAGAAAGAGGCTCTCTcagtcaggcacagtggtgcaaTCCCTGTAATGCTCGTGCTGAGGTGAAAGCAGATTCCGAGTCAAGGTTATGCTCAGGTAAGCTTCCATCCAACAGTACACCCGAAACTCTTGAccagctgttctctccacctccctggggTCAGATTCTGCTGTAGTCCTCAATCCCTCCAATTTATTTACACTGACCCATGACTCTCCTGCACTTGGGATCCATCCTAGGACTCCAGACTAGAATGCTGGAGTATGGCTGTGCTTCTAAATATCTGCTTCCCTCTTCGTCTTCAAAGACTgagggctgggcctggtggcacatgcctttaatccaggagaGCCATtttaagttcaaggacagcttggtcgactatatagcaagttccaggacagccagggctccatagtgaaatcattttcaaaaaaagaaaagaagtagttATAGTCATGATATACTGAGCAAAATTAAACCTGTATAGCTATCCCCCAGGGGTGGTAGTCTCTATTATGGAATTCAATGGAATACAACATATATTCAAAACTGTTCATTTTTCTCTGAAACAATTCATAGCAATCTACTGAGATGAACTCTGAAGTGGTCCCTAAGTTACCTTCAATTCTTCTTGTATAGCAGCGTACATTTCATTTATCTTGTGCACCTCCTTTAACGATCCATCTTCATTAAAAAACTgagaactattaaaaaaaaaagatagtttccTTGGGTAGATGTATAGAACTTTAAGCAGAGAAGTCTAAAAGGAAGTATGGAACAGCGGTGAAAATACTCCAGTTCCACCAGGATTCACTTAGTCTTTACTGTCTGAATAAgactctttttttaagatttacttatttattatgtatacagtgttctttgTGCATGTAcaccctgcagaccagaagagggcaacagatctcattacagatggttgtgagccaccatgtggttgctgggaattgaactcaggacctctggaagaacaaacagtgctcttaaccactgagccatctctccagccctgaatgaAACTCTTACCTGTGTGTTCTCACTGCTCTGCTAAAGCCAGTGGACGTACAGGAAGCAGATTCTGTTTTATAACCCAGTTGATCAGACATTCCCAGATTGGCAACCACCAAAGGTACCCTATGAAAAAGCCTgttgaaaaaagtttaaaattgaatttaaaataaaaggacatCTGTCATCAGAGCATGCTGCTTTCCTAacagtattaaaataaaaacaactcccCATTATTATTTAGCATGATAGAATTTTCCCAGATAAACTAAGTTGAAGCAACtagttttttgtttcattattttgtgtatgggtgttttgcctgcatgtatatctatgtaccactagtgcccttggaggccagaaaagtaTACGTCTCCCTGACACTGGAgtttacagatggttgggagctgtcatgtgggtgctaggaattgaacctgagtcctcggaagagcagccagtgttaaaTGCTGAGCCCTCTCTAGCTCCTGAAAccactagcttttttttttttttttttttgagacagggtttctctgtgtagctttgcgccttttctggaactcacttggtagcccaggctggcctggaactcacagagatccgcctgcctctgcctcccgagtgctgggattaaaggcatgcaccaccaccacccggcatctgTCAATATCTTATCCAGCTCAGTTTATACAGTGACACTGTCTCAAGGAAACAGTGAAAACAAATGGACGATTTCCTGTCTGACTTTCATGTGACAGATCAGTACAAACACATGTTCCAAGTCTTGTATGACAACCTAttatctataatcctagcactaggaacaCTGGAGCAGCAAGACCTCAAGTTCAtgaccagcccaggctacacactgtctataaaaacaaaacaaaaacaagcaaacaatcaaaaactatggtgatattttatttgtattaaaatgttatttgtatgttaataaataaatctgcccgggggtcagagctattagcaagccataggaaaacagggcagtggtggcgtacactttcaatcccagcacttggtaggcagagctag is part of the Peromyscus leucopus breed LL Stock unplaced genomic scaffold, UCI_PerLeu_2.1 scaffold_299, whole genome shotgun sequence genome and harbors:
- the LOC114695734 gene encoding LOW QUALITY PROTEIN: BRCA1-A complex subunit Abraxas 1-like (The sequence of the model RefSeq protein was modified relative to this genomic sequence to represent the inferred CDS: inserted 2 bases in 1 codon), which produces MTFREQLLHRNLQMHLSSPELVFLLLTPSIATESCSTHCLEHALYKPQTGLFHRVPLVVANLGMSDQLGYKTESASCTSTGFSRAVRTHSSQFFNEDGSLKEVHKINEMYAAIQEELKSICQKVEQSEREVEKLMMDVNRLKEVRKEQQAQIKAAGEKNVQNNPQENILLCQALRTXFPESEVLHSCVISLKNRHISQSGCNTNHHLDVAKLTLMVEYVHSPDTSPTRATQMTKRKALDTQDPWPVKKTRLLETESRPGTDSRSSHPNRTSSSSLDLDTEMGSTEEDGEYPRSPTF